In Deltaproteobacteria bacterium, one genomic interval encodes:
- a CDS encoding restriction endonuclease translates to MSIPDFQTIMLPLLRLAGDRGEHSLVEMRQILARHFALTPEELAAKLPSGRQTTFINRVAWAKAYLTMAGLLDSPKRGILRITPEGESVLQNPPDRVTIKFLEQFPSFLQFRQTANKTPRAEQPEQTTANGTETPEEMLDAAYQQLRGELATSLTQH, encoded by the coding sequence ATGTCCATACCCGATTTCCAAACCATCATGCTCCCCCTGCTCCGCTTGGCCGGAGATCGTGGCGAGCATTCCCTGGTGGAAATGCGCCAAATTCTTGCCCGGCACTTTGCATTAACGCCCGAAGAACTGGCTGCAAAATTGCCCAGCGGACGCCAAACAACCTTCATCAACCGCGTGGCCTGGGCCAAGGCTTATTTGACCATGGCCGGCCTGCTCGACTCGCCAAAACGCGGTATTCTGAGGATCACGCCCGAGGGAGAGTCCGTGCTCCAAAACCCACCAGATCGCGTGACCATCAAATTTCTCGAACAGTTCCCTTCATTTCTCCAATTTCGACAAACAGCGAACAAAACGCCACGGGCAGAGCAACCAGAACAAACAACCGCCAATGGAACGGAAACCCCCGAGGAAATGCTCGATGCGGCCTACCAGCAACTCCGGGGCGAGCTGGCGACATCTCTGACGCAGCAC